In Actinomycetota bacterium, a single window of DNA contains:
- a CDS encoding NifU family protein, with the protein MDETRDLSTVGARIEELIGRIRAAGDPATAETAEEVVRLVVELYGAALERTVELAGPEVLERLVEDELVASLLVLHGLHPKDTETRVVEALDQVRPYLGSHAGGVELLGVGPEGVVRLRLEGSCDGCPSSTMTVKLAIERAIEEAAPEVTAVEVENLTREREPQLLQIRTMRPEWQEPCPAVETGAGAGV; encoded by the coding sequence ATGGACGAGACGCGCGACCTCAGCACGGTCGGGGCGCGGATCGAGGAGCTGATCGGCCGGATCCGCGCCGCCGGCGACCCCGCCACCGCGGAGACCGCCGAGGAGGTCGTGCGCCTGGTCGTCGAGCTGTACGGGGCGGCGCTGGAGCGGACGGTCGAGCTGGCCGGCCCCGAAGTCCTCGAACGGCTCGTGGAGGATGAGCTGGTCGCCAGCCTGCTCGTCCTCCACGGCCTCCATCCCAAGGACACCGAGACCCGGGTGGTCGAGGCGCTCGACCAGGTCCGCCCCTACCTCGGCTCCCACGCCGGCGGGGTCGAGCTGCTCGGGGTCGGCCCCGAGGGGGTGGTCCGCCTGCGCCTGGAGGGCAGCTGCGACGGCTGCCCGTCGTCGACCATGACGGTCAAGCTGGCCATCGAACGGGCCATCGAGGAGGCCGCCCCCGAGGTGACCGCCGTCGAGGTCGAGAACCTGACCCGGGAGCGGGAGCCGCAGCTGCTCCAGATCCGGACGATGCGCCCCGAGTGGCAGGAGCCGTGCCCGGCCGTCGAGACGGGGGCGGGTGCCGGCGTATGA